AACCATTACTCCAGAAACACAGCAATTTACTGGTGTCTGTGGTGCATTTCATATTTATAGAAAACCTAGTCCAAGTAAGTTCTTTATTTcttcttaatttaatttttaagaaatttatatgaatttttaaaaatttgtctttcttttttctttttctctagaACGGGAAGGAGGAAAGGAAGATACTCCTAAAGATGAGGTAGAAGAGTCAAAGAAGTTAACATTACAAGAATTACGAGAGAAAAACGCTGAACTACGATTAATTTGTGAAGAATTAACGCAAGAATTAGCCAGCGCACTCCAGGAACGTATAAATCTTCGTGCAAAACTTTTACTTTTAACATAATGTAATTTGTTACCAATTGTGAACGCTCCTAACTGTGAAGTACCGATTTTTCCTAAATTCATCATAATCCATGTATTTGATATATCAGTCTAGTGtagaatttttcctttttcgataAAGTTTTGTATATTCATAATAATTAGCGTAACCCGAAGTTAATATTACGAAACATCCATAAAAACTAGATAAAGTTTGTCAGAAGAATTAAGTATTTGATCTGTTTCTATTGCTGTTAATTGATATTTTACTCGAGCaggttaatatttaaaatatcagttgcatttgaaacttatatttatatatttctaacAATCTTTGCAATCACAGCGCACTCAAATGGCGTAATTCATTATTCGTTACTGGATAAATTACTTGATATTACTACCTTGATTTACATTAGTATTgttttccacaaaaaaaaaaaaaatagaaaaggttTCAATAAACTTTCATTACTAATTTTTATGGTTAAACAAGGTAAATGCCAGCAATGAGTTGGACGACTGTTACCAGACCGCTAAGGTTAATACTGTAATGATACGTATGGAAACGATACTTACAAACATTTGAGTTGCATTTTAttaagaaagtagaaattttcaaaattattgaaaatattaaatcttAAGGTCAGATTCCTTATAGTTGCGTTATAATCCATGTTTAATCCTTTTACGCTAGCAATTCCAGTGTGCATTATTAAGAGCGTGAGTGCAAGTACCATAGTACATCTGCCACTTTCTAACATTCAAATGTTACAGCATTTTAACGTTCAATTCCTTTTGAGAACTTATATTTTTTATGCATAGTATTGTACTGAATTGCTAAAACATAGTtctttgtatatataagaatcttTTAAAAGTTGAATGTTTACATCAAGTGATAGTGAAAAGCTTGGTGATTATTGTAAACTGCAAATTTATTATAGAAACATATTGTAAAAACGAGTGATAGATGTTTATTGTTTACGACGACAAAATGAAACTGTATTTTCGTATCGCTGtacaatcaaatttttcacagcaTGGCATATAGTTCAGAATCGGTATTCCTGAAAAAGTGTTACAATGTATTTCATTTCGTGATAGTAATTATACATAGTCAATAGAGTTTAGAACAAGGAATGAGATAAAATGAAGTCTGCAGGAACAGAACATTCAGAgaataaatatactttgaaaaaaatgttaatatccTGAATCAATTTATATGTTGTTCTACTTTTGCTTTACTTCACATATTATTTAATGTACCGCTTTAAAtcttaaaacaaaaaatatcatACAATATCATTCACTATTTTGCTTACAAGGATTATATGAATATTATATTGATATAAAGGCAAACTCGATAGATCATTATAACCAGCAATAATTTAATGTTgctaagaaaaattaaataacagaTAATTCCTTGTGCCATACAatacaatatattaatattattcataGTACAGCCACTAACAATGGccaaaaaaaataatactgtCCTGTTGTTAAAtctatttagaaataaatgtttcaatcAACACCACTtatatgaaaaaatttttttgtaaatgtaTAATCGTTGTgtaaaaatgatataaaattaattgttatttacttattctttttattcgtgTAATCCTGTAAATATGTAACAACATATGCAGATAAATAAATgtctataaaataaaacaacctcttagttttgtaacaatttttattggtGTCAATGAGTGATaaagaatattaatgttacaaaaagaAATCAGAAATATTTTCATGTCCCTCTTACGAATGTTGATTgaatgaataatgtaaatcagTTTCATGTAACATACATTACTTGTACCTAAATCAGCACTGTCCAAGCCAAGTCTCATGAAATCTCCGAAGTTCTTTCCCTCTTGCCTGTATACGACGCTAATCATACATCTATGAGCTTCCTTAAGACGGAGACGCTAGAGCTTGTCATGGCTACCTTTTTAGCGTTGCGCGAATTCTGTGACAACGTAGGTATGCTATAAGGAAAAGGAACATTTGGAAAGGAAAGTAGGCGCCTGAGGAACCTCTATACTGGACAGCGCTGATCTAAATAATACGACATAAGAATACAATAATTTATGTTACATATTGGGCTGTATACCTTACATACATGTTATATTTGCAGCTATATTTTTACATCAGTAACGAATAGGTTTGAAAAGTATGAACTGCTGAAATTTGGATTAAGTAACATAATGAACTCTAAAGCCTGTTTATTTTATACCGATTTTAGCGTCAGATACCTAGACAACATTAGTTACAATTGTGTTAATTGTGCAAGAATAAATGTATACTAAAGTACCCTTTGTTTTACATcttcaatttttgtttgaaaaCGCTATTGCTAGTCAACGTTAATCTGAAGTATCCATATAATGACAATATGCTTGCATGATAAACATACAGAAAAATTAATCAACGTATTACGCACGCAACATACGAAAAACTGCTTAGTTGTCTTTTGTTTGTATGTACTTAATCAAATCAACCACACGGCAGGAATAACCGAATTCGTTGTCGTACCACGAGATTAATTTAACAAAACAATCGTTCAAGGGTATACCGGCTTTAGCATCAAAAATACTGGAGTGGTTATCACCAATGAAGTCAGAAGATACTACTTCATCTTCTGTGTATCCTAAAATTCCTTTCATAGGTCCTTCAGATGCTTCCTTCACCTTGGCTTTAATGGCATCATAAGTGGCAGGTTTGGCCAGCCGAACTGTTAAGTCAACAACAGACACATTGTGTACTGGTACACGGAAGGCCATACCAGTCAGCTTTCCATTAAGAGCTGGAATGACTTTGCCAACAGCTTTAGCTGCTCCAGTGGAAGCAGGAATAATATTTTGTGCAGCACCACGGCCATCACGCCACAGCTATtagataattaaaagaaaaagaaaagaaacataggTTAGatgtgaaaaaaataattatagtacAAAAAGGAATGGCCTAAAAGTTTCACATACTTTGCCAGAAGGTCCATCAACAGTCTTCTGGGTAGCAGTGATAGCATGTACAGTAGTCATAAGACCTTCAACAATTTCGAAGTTGTCATGAATAACCTTAGCAAGAGGAGCCAAACAATTGGTAGTACAAGAAGCATTAGATATGACTTTGTAACTTGGATCATAAGCTTCCAAATTAACACCAACAACAAACATCGGTGCATCAGCCGATGGTGCAGAAATGATGACTTTCTTAGCACCACCTTCTAAATGAGCCTACATAAACATTAAATAagttttatataataaatttgctttcgaaatattctattaataataatagcaattaTGCAAGTTTCTACGTACAGAAGCTTTGTCTATGGTAGTGAAAACACCAGTTGACTCTACAACATATTCAGCACCAGCTTTTGCCCATGGAATGGATTTTGGCTCGCGTTCACTAAATACAGCAATTTTATTGCCATTGACAACCAGACAACCATTTTCAGCTTTAACTTCTCCCTTGAATTTGCCATGAGTAGAATCAAATTTGAACATATATACCATATAGTCCAAACCAATGAAAGGGTCATTAATAGCAACAacctattaaaattataatgatTAACAATTAATAATTAAGATAAAACTAAGAAAAAATGATTGAATGTGGTAAATTATCAAAACTGCTACATACCTGAGCACCTTTGTCAAGGGTGGCCCTAAGTACAAGGCGACCAATACGGCCAAATCCGTTAATTCCGATTTTACTCATGATGTCTGTTGTACAACTAGAAAATGAACGAGAAAACTTTTGTGTTATTGACAGTAATTCagttttaatttttcgaaaatgaaatgaaattaatttcattttaaacattttcttcaaatgaggttatatttttcatatttatcggTAAACGGTTTTTAAAATGATAATATTCAGTAATTATGTATTACGTCTTCAtatgttaaataaattaatgTGTAATTCGTGGTACATATACAAATTTATCAAATGTATAACAGTTATGTTTTATTAGAAACAAAAGATGCCTtacttatttaaaaatacatatataaataaattaaaattaagtatCGATAATCGAATCAATTGCAGGTTAGGTATTCGTGTTTCAAGATTCGTGCATTCTCAAAGGTCACTCAAGGTCAAAAGTATGGCAGGTTGCATTCTCGAACTTGTCCTTGAGGACGAACATGACCTTTTTCACATATAATGCAATCCATTGAagatcgttattattttataaatttttagtgcaaaatatattttacattcataATAATTTACGGTTACAATCAAATTTGATATATGATGTAACAGTGATTAATAAAAATCACAGTAGTAGgatatattacattttataacGATATGTTACTTGTTATTGGGAAATTCCATAATTCATTATTACAATTATGAACTAAATTAGAACGAAATTAACAGAGctaattaatatttcttaattacaaaataaaaatgaaatgttgGAAACATCTTTTgcaaatacaaattttcaattaattataaaaataaaaactgtatAGTCTTTCATATAATTTCTCTATGAAATCATTATTAAAACAAACTAAAACACAAAATACTGTCCTATAAACTAATAATTTCTACAGcacgtaaaaaaaattatagaaaatataaatcgtATTTGTAAATCAATGCAATTTGTTAGGAATTTCATAACTGCtacaatatttacatatttatcaaAATCAAGAAAATCGTTCAAATGGGAATAAATAAAGTTTCTCTATGttgtaaataataatgtataaaacaaataaaacgaaacaaaattctgCTAAGTCAAAAAAATGATTTCGCCTAGAAACAAATTCGGATCTGAAATGATTTTATTAATGGATGATTTCCAGAAGATTCTTCGCCAGATACCGAATCTACCAATGTATAAATTATTGCAAGATATTCATTTTGTATGACGTCATATTAACCGGTATGGATGATAAGTACCTGCACATGCTATATAATTCCAGATACACGCCGGAATAATTCTTAATTTTTACTTTGGGTTTAATGGACACCAACGTGATAATGGCCGAATCTACTTCGTAAACTATCTAATAAGTTAGAACATAAATGtacgatgaaaatttattaattctgCAAAAACATGCAAATAGGGTCAGTtggagtaaaattaaaaattcgtagTACTTACGTGAAAAAACGTCCGTACGCTACGATTACCACAGAAGTAGTGTCATTTGAAGGGCAGAAAACGGTATTATAACCGGCGTCAGCCTAGGTGTGTGCGCTGTAACCGCTTTTATTTTCGTGCATCATCGGCTACATTCGGATCACGTGGTAAATGGTTTTATCGACGTTTCATAAACCGCCAAATTTAAATCCTCTTGATTTAAAATCGATTTACACTTTACACTTTGTTAGGAAATTCAAATTAGACAGAATACTTGTTTATATACTTTTTATCAAAGAACATTTGTtcaatgaatttatttaaattaatttgtttatGTTTCAGGAGAAGAAAcattaaattgaagaaaattaaatgaacaaaatggtattaattaaaaatcgtgaCATTTATGAAAATAGTTGTATTCTATAAaagttatataaaatataattaaatacatataaattaaatattacagtCATTTTATGCCAGGaatagtaaaaatataatattgcaatgtatttttatttaatgaacaaattaTTAATCTTTATTTTCTTCTAAATTGGGTGAGGCTACTGATACTTCACCAGAATCAACTTTGAACATATATTGTACCAAGTCCACTACACGATGTGCATAACCATATTCATTGTCATACCTGTAAGCATTTAGATTTTTGTTATTTAAGTAATAAATATCATGTGTAGAGAATATAATCCCCTTAAAtctcatattatttatttaagaagtaattaattttaataatttaaaaatgttgaaCAATTATGAAAGCTAACTGTAAGGTAATTTGAAAAACTACAATATATTACTTTCGTTTTAACTACCTTGTAAAATAACTTATATacaaaaggaaaaatatatcgTTAAATTGTAGCTGAAATAATACAATGAAATTGTTAATTACATAAAATTGAGTGCTTTATTTTTATAGGATATATAACATAAAATATGATTATACATACCAGGCGACAATTTTAATGAATGTACTTGTTTGAGGAATGCCAGCTTGTGCATCAAAAATGCACGAGTAAGTTGTATTGTTGAAATCAGATGATACACAATCATCCTCTGTATAACCAAGTATCTCTTTTAGATCAGCTTCCGATGCTTCTTTCATAGCTTCCTTTACTTCTTCATACGTTGTTGGTTTGTTAACTCTGAAATTGATTACATAAGACAGTAATTAATATTTGACAATATGCATATTGTTAAtactatttttcaaaaaattttttaaacatatttattaCAGAGGAACAGATACAAAAATTTCTCAATGTTATTAACataaaaaaatcgaaattttatgtcAGTATATTATTGTGTTctttttgatattttatttcatataatGTTATTTATACCTGAAAGTCATATCACATAAAGAAACATTCGGGATTGGCACCCTAAAGGCTATTGCAGAAATCTTGCCCTTGAGTTCAGGAATAATTTTGTCCAGTGATTTTGCTGCACCTGAGGATGttggaataatattttgaacAGCGCCTCTGCCATCTCTCCATAACTGTGATGCagattgtaatatatttataattataatatattttgttataatGGAATCATTACAATTAGACATTTATAAAAACAGAGGATTTCAAATAATGTAGATAATAATCAATACAAGTTTATGgttattataaataacaaaCAATGGAGAGGAATTGTGacagaaaatataattattacctTTCCTCTTTCTATAGGACCATCTAACGTTCTTTGAGATGATGTCAAAGCATGTACACTACTGATCATCacttcaataacttcaaatttaTTATGCATTACTTGAATAATTGGTGCAGCACAATTTGTTGTGCAAGAAGCAGCTGATACTATTTTAGTTTTCTTTGGGTCATAACAAGTGTGATTTACACCATATACAATCATTTGTGCATCGATAGATGGTGCAGTAATAATTACCCTTTTAGCTCCACCATCCAGGTGTAACTAAAATTGAGTAGACATTTTCTTATTATATATCTCATACATAGTGTACCTAAAATTATGATATGAAAAAGATGATAATGCTCTATCTTGATTTCATTCttgcaatgaaaaataataaatagagaAGGTTAATAACTTTATTTCTTACACCTGATTTCTCTAAAGTATTAAATACACCAGTAGCTTCAATTACATAAGTTACACCTGCATCGTTCCACTTTATTTTACATGGATTTTTTTCCTGCGACGTAGCAATTTTTTTAtctttaagaagaaaaaaatcaattgtcaatgttaaatttcaatattatataACAATCTAACCAATTTGTATGtacatattatattattgtatagtgaaagttattaataaaatgaaaatattacgaataccattaattatattatataattgtttcattaaattacataGTTTTAACAATTAATTCGGAaacttttatatatgtataagttATCTTCTCACCTGCAACAATAATAGATCCGTTTTCACATTCTAATCTCAAAGGATAAGCTCCATGAGTTGAATCGTATCTAAACAAATATATCATGTAGTCGGTCGTAATATATGGATCGTTGATCAACGTAACCTAATGAAACGTATAATTACTTTACGTTTAATTAAGATAAcaagtgtatatacatatatacatttgaaataattaatattacctcaatatttttttctatacaAGCACGAAGACACATTCTCCCTATTCTACCAAATCCGTTAATTCCAACAATTGCCATAACTTTAATATATCTGGTATAattgttaattaaatattattaatatttcgttgaaatatttttaaattatatccaGAATTTATTTTCCACATATTTAAGTTGCTACAAATGTCTAGAAATCAATAGTGTGAATTTGCTTgcaaaattgttattaatataaagTATTTGATTCTGATAGAAATACGTGATATATTATTTGCAAGAGTTTATCCAATACGGTAATGACagacaaaattaatcgaaatttctaattaaaatcAAAGCTTGGTAATTTTCtctgtttgaagaaaaaaaaaattcggatAATATATCCTAAACTTTGAATATCCTAAAACACGGAAATCTgtcataaattttcattcgtataatgtttaaaattGATGGTATAATAATCAATGTTTTGCAAAGTCGTTATTATAATATAATGCGACCGTTACGATCACCATACGAAATTGAATGATCACATAGAATAACTGTTCATATGAAAAATGTCAAGTTCGAAGTACGAAACAAATtgagaataattattgtttaggTATTGGTATTAAGGAGATCTCAGTTTTATTGTTTTAAATGAAACTCAAGCGGAACAAGCTTAATTAGTTGagttgtataaataatatatatttattaggtcaatcggctttGTATTCGGATGATAAAAAACACGCGATTCTGAAAATTAACGCTCTTCGTTTTTCTACTAAATATTATCTAAATTAACACGCTTGAAtatctctgttgcatttgaatttacgaaaaaataaGAACGACGAAAGTTACTCAATACGAAGTATGACACacaataatgaaaaaataatttttttcattgtcaTTCTTTCCAAGTTTTCAACGTTAtcgccttctttttttttaaatagaatcatGCTTTCTTAATACGAAACATTGCAAGATATTTGGCAAGAAAGATCTAGATAAGAAAATGATATTTAGTACTTCATGTAGAATTATTTGACGTACAGATATGAATGCAAcaactttataaatatttaattcaccGTTCAGAtaatatttaacatttgtttacttGTTATCGGAAATTATATCACGATCGGCAATGTATTGATTCATATTCGCATGAAAATTTTAGAATTTGCGCAATCAAAATTTCATGGAagatattgaattttaattgtcAGAAGATCGGTAATTTAATACGAACGGTTTATATCCGTTCAGAATATTCGAAATTTCACGTAACGTTGCTTTGAATGAGAATCGTAAATTCCTTGTATCagtgtccttttttttttggtaacgtAGGTAATTACAATCATTATGAAACACGAGATTACTCGGTATTGAGAGCCAAACATCAACATTTCCAGAGGGTAGAGTGATACCTAAGACGTTATTCAATCGTCAGTCTCGTATTTGCGGTAAGGGAAGTCGGTTCGAAATGAAATCGGAAAAGCCTGGATAAGCGTTCGTTGAGAAGTTAGCTTTTCTTTAGAGTGGCTCAACGGTAAGTAAATTGGTATCtttgattaaataatatttcctcGTTATTAAGAAACTGACAaattattcgagaaattttcgtAACGTTGCTACGTATTTGCAGAGAAAAATGCAGTGCCACGTATTAATCGAAAAGAATTTTGTAATTAAGAGGAACGAATTTTAAGAGAGAATTGAGAAGAACGCACGAAACATTTGTGAAACATGAAAGGTCGATTATACGAGgctaaagtaaaaaaaaaaaaagaaaccgtagATCCTTTCATCGTAAGGTAATCCAAAATTCATCGTAAGGTAATCCAGTTAAAAATTAGCAATAATTgaatcgattaattaaattaaccgcTATAAATAGAAATGCACGATCAAAgtgattcgaaatttttattaggTACGATAGACTCGATATTGTTTCTTGTAAATTCCAGAGTAATCATTTCGAAAGATTCGGCCCGAGattggatatttttttattatgaaTAATATTGAACATCGATAGCATTCAACAGGAGGAACGAACTTTGTTTAAATATGTTCAAACAAATAGCGAATCCGACGCACGAGAGTTAAAGGGCGTATCGTTTTCCTTACGTACGAAAAATTCGATTAGAGTTTGATACGATGGAAGGGAGAAGGAAAACAGGAGATGAGAATCATCGCGATTGCTTCGAGAAGTATTTATCATTGCAAAACAGATCAGTcgtattatttctttctttcgaatgaGAAACACATATGCTGCATTACGGTACATATACGAATCATTAGAAATTGAACTATCGTTTTTGTATAAAAACAATCGTGCAACACGAACATTGATTTCACTCAAATACACGTGACGTATTTGGTCAAATCATTTTCGTACAACATAAACGATATTCATACATTCCAATGACGTGGTGTTTGTGCAGGTGCagcatttatatttatatttccagTTTTTTCGAAGAGAAAAAACTTGCCaaagaagtatataaaaaatatatataaatatatatgtatatacacatatacacttCTCGAAATAATTGTGCAATGTCTTGTCGAGACTAAAATCGTACGATGCGATTGATAAATTATCATATCTTTGGTTAGGACGTTACAACAATATGGTCCAATGTTCAAATTCGATTTGTAGAAATTATATCGGTCCCAAGTTTCCTATGTTTTCCGATGGTGTgaactgtaaataaaattaGATCGTCTCCGAAAACATTTCGTGACTAGTGTCTTTTGGGGATTTAGTGAATTTATAAATAGATTTGCGCGATAAAGTTTGACTGCTTCGGATGTGAATTGAACTCTGTGGCTGACACTCGGTTTACGATTTAGAAAATTAGTGGCTCTCGATTTTAGCACTTTAATTAACATATGCGATGTGTTTGGCGTAGGTGATCGAAATTACgtgtctttcttttctttttttttttcgatgtagaagtaaacaatttcttaataattatatcacgaacagattgaagtcATCGATCTCGGAGGACCTTTCCATCGTTAGTGATAACGTTGGGCGCTTTGTAAAGGACCTTGCGAGAAGATGACTTTATGACCAATTGTAAACTACACGTTCGTAACCgtgcaaaatatttgtacatttccTCGTTAACAGCTGGTCGAATTAATTGTATACTTGTTAACGTCTTTCGTTTACGGTATTTTATACTTACGTTTACATTGGTTCGTTCGTTTTAAAACGCGTACACTTCGTAGAATTGTTTATTATCGTAAAACGGTAAATAGATTTactataatatttattcaaGGAGCGGGTTAGGATAAGAAATGTAGAGCTTGAGGTAtaattgtgtaaaaaaaaaaagaaatattttctttttattcgttgtcTTTCTTCAGATCGATTACAGCAATTAACAATATCGTCTCCTTAATagattgaaaatgaattttcgaacaattgtGCGAGATCTTCTTCGGATTGTTCTCTTGGCGCTAGTTTTGTAATACGATGCtgtaaatgataaataaacgatacATTAATACGCGGATAATAGTGATGATAAAATTTGTAAGATGTGTAATTTTaaatgtgtgtgtgtacatgtaata
The sequence above is drawn from the Ptiloglossa arizonensis isolate GNS036 chromosome 1, iyPtiAriz1_principal, whole genome shotgun sequence genome and encodes:
- the LOC143152470 gene encoding glyceraldehyde-3-phosphate dehydrogenase produces the protein MSKIGINGFGRIGRLVLRATLDKGAQVVAINDPFIGLDYMVYMFKFDSTHGKFKGEVKAENGCLVVNGNKIAVFSEREPKSIPWAKAGAEYVVESTGVFTTIDKASAHLEGGAKKVIISAPSADAPMFVVGVNLEAYDPSYKVISNASCTTNCLAPLAKVIHDNFEIVEGLMTTVHAITATQKTVDGPSGKLWRDGRGAAQNIIPASTGAAKAVGKVIPALNGKLTGMAFRVPVHNVSVVDLTVRLAKPATYDAIKAKVKEASEGPMKGILGYTEDEVVSSDFIGDNHSSIFDAKAGIPLNDCFVKLISWYDNEFGYSCRVVDLIKYIQTKDN
- the LOC143145901 gene encoding glyceraldehyde-3-phosphate dehydrogenase, whose amino-acid sequence is MIYLFRYDSTHGAYPLRLECENGSIIVADKKIATSQEKNPCKIKWNDAGVTYVIEATGVFNTLEKSGLHLDGGAKRVIITAPSIDAQMIVYGVNHTCYDPKKTKIVSAASCTTNCAAPIIQVMHNKFEVIEVMISSVHALTSSQRTLDGPIERGKLWRDGRGAVQNIIPTSSGAAKSLDKIIPELKGKISAIAFRVPIPNVSLCDMTFRVNKPTTYEEVKEAMKEASEADLKEILGYTEDDCVSSDFNNTTYSCIFDAQAGIPQTSTFIKIVAWYDNEYGYAHRVVDLVQYMFKVDSGEVSVASPNLEENKD